In the Besnoitia besnoiti strain Bb-Ger1 chromosome XII, whole genome shotgun sequence genome, one interval contains:
- a CDS encoding hypothetical protein (encoded by transcript BESB_023530), translated as MTETGAPDLYSPSQLETSPVEAPSPQADGCKPIRGAAEEGSSSSHARSSRDSRGRQRESSPRRESVRRKDSGAAAEGERRDFAKKVSLEKEDERKRMGTHGDASHSGRRERSEEDRRSRERRSRDEERRRERAESRRDIDSRDEKDRKKDRRNSASERESDSMKRRPLSSSSSSSSSSSSSKHRRSRFDIGPDEQKRLQRMEQWRALIREKKNEGEKRDGACEDGEKGRNAGPATTAAREQTALDNAESEDDMQIDEESTASYSSPPTASFSALTASAPNALEAREAEKGTATAVFSAKGDAALHAACSSGRERSWREEDEEGRRAKKRRNYSGEHREREERRHGHSERRDSERREERRREERRGEDGRRDRDEARSHRRHHGSRGDSASPSRKDEGHDGGVGREAASASSLPCGEGDAQRRDASREKNDRDPEKNDREPEQEDAEDEKDGFAARRHTRRTSRRAAAAYGRSRPLASGSEAHSSETSSSSPSPVVERSKKSLHRSRRGGDSHSSAVALALDDDCSPHTHLLGYSNLPSPSLSPPSSPRSRRSRSPNFERRKRPAPGVDMTSVDPWTYSAAAQPRASPRDGGVDDWRNGLDSADARASPATAAAASAVPVILPSPGAPYAVGFAAPAAAAATAAAFPPAFSPHATHPRAMQAAFAHGVSPPQGAARRDEVAGCGAAAAFWANSYGAASHPAPTGAAPSFAAGFSPSASSASSSQGASAFVASGYAASSASAGLAATAASPALPPWAAAAKRDAVGERGASESLSAPAPSGAALPSPQLLQETHPVLQLQAREQTQQQFSAQSVTGAVVSPNVWKKIDKLQRAKICLNCRQLPQRMSHASGAPSGVCSACSRHVGRQNCKHCGIEFLQHHYCAQAEKLLGRPICLGCARQMTKYQKDPSICRYCKCWSAWNEAQECERCRSRIQRHGMPRRCERCGVEAAFPRSASAPSEGEKKLPDLLCFLCSFAMKKALLQQQRSRSRTQQTLQLLQPGKVNAAALEPDKVPAGLLSGQRRRELVRTRGKESQEEETEEKPLSHWKLRAEHYQHQNEELLHQLQQMQQQLLQKDLTMQEQQQEKKEQQQALQHDLLQERRRNQQLLLDLKRASMEREAQANKAAAEKRETEKVHLGISNALHECIDQLKHRNEELELANKRCSAETHQAKKQAQNLTKELEGLRKELSAAVSARDSALATHEATAANVASLAASLEATRRELEKMRQELSAMKEERDSAHAKAESASREAEEYRQQRESQHNAEAATEQDCKAAAEEEVRAGKERRAGDEAAENEQAGQPQPENDKEGKTQSGMQPNGAEEAEKGAAAEEEALSPQKEERKSSSKKQAKNAKQGSSHPREEEGGDRPNERRNENVSQEHREEGTDSDPVTKAAAEGEGDRQDATEEARTQPENGRRVEGEEEAAALQEKGDSDAPNFASTEQETESAGDACGKPAEVLEAPPAAPQAIAPREEGDEEATGEKTLGTKRRRDEEQTEADGAAEEPAKRGKKQVKKTNAKRRQAGEAEESPVQTPKKTEPQSATPPETAAEEGKDDAGNAPAEKEEKESDDEDLPLNAAVTKANKRGGKKAASAGPKKKAKAKNSEEARRAHVCLAPGAGGLISGGRECCP; from the exons AtgacggagacaggcgcccCGGACCTGTATTCTCCCTCGCAGCTGGAAACCAGCCCCGTGgaggcgccgtctccgcagGCCGACGGGTGCAAACCCATAAGGGGCGCCGCTGAGGAGGGCAGCTCGTCGTCTCACGCGAGGTCGTCGCGAGACAGCCGAGGCCGCCAAAGGGAAagcagcccgcggcgcgagagcgtgAGGCGGAAGGATTCAggagcagccgcggagggagagcggcgcgactTCGCGAAGAAGGTTTCGctcgagaaggaagacgagcgGAAAAGGATGGGGACtcacggcgacgcgtcgcacagcgggcgcagggagaggagcgaagaggacaggcgctcgcgggagaggcgaagccgcgacgaAGAACGACGGAGGGAGCGGGCGGAGAGCAGACGAGACATAGACAGCCGAGACGAGAAGGACAGGAAGAAGGACAGGCGCAACAGCGCCTCTGAGCGGGAGTCAGACTCCATGAAGAGACGcccgctgtcttcttcctcttcttcctcttcgtcgtcttcgtcctctaAGCACCGCAGAAGTCGGTTCGACATCGGCCCGGACGagcagaagcgcctgcagcgcatgGAGCAGTGGCGGGCGCTGATtcgggagaagaagaacgagggagagaagagggacGGGGCttgcgaggacggcgagaaggggcGAAACGCCGGTCctgcgacgacggcggcgcgtgagCAGACCGCGCTCGATAACGCGGAGTCCGAAGACGACATGCAGATCGACGAGGAGTCCACGGCGTCCTactcttcgccgccgaccgcgtcTTTCTCGGCGTTGACTGCCAGCGCGCCGaacgcgctggaggcgcgcgaggccgagaagGGGACAGCGACGGCCGTGTTCTCCGCgaagggagacgccgctctccacgccgcgTGCTCCTCTGGGCGCGAGCGGAGCtggcgcgaggaggacgaagaggggCGACGAGCCAAGAAAAGGAGAAACTACTCCGGCGAGCACagggagcgcgaggagcggagacacgggcacagcgagcggagagacagtgaacgccgcgaagagaggcgccgcgaagagagacgcggcgaagacgggcgccgcgacagagaTGAGGCGCGGAGCCACAGGAGACACCACGGCAGTCGAGGGgacagcgcgtcgccgagtcGGAAGGACGAGGGGCACGATGGCGGCGTCGgtcgcgaggccgcgtctgcctcgtcgctcccttgcggcgaaggcgacgcgcagagacgcgacgcgagccgcgaaaAAAACGACAGAGATCCCGAAAAAAACGACAGAGAGCCTGAgcaggaggacgcagaggacgagaaggacggcttcgcggctcgccgccacACGCGTCGGACCTCGCggcgggccgcggcggcctaTGGCCGGTCGCGGCCCCTCGCCTcaggcagcgaagcgcaCTCGAGCGAgacgtcgtcctcgtcgccgtctcccgtCGTGGAGCGCTCCAAGAAGAGTCTGCAccgctcgcgtcgcggcggcgacagccacTCGTCTGCCGTCGCTCTGGCACTCGACGACGACTGCAGTCCGCACACTCACCTGCTGGGCTACTCCAAcctgccctcgccgtcgctctccccgccgtcctcgccgcgctcgcggcgctctcgcagcCCGAACTTTGAGCGGAGAAAGAGGCCTGCGCCCGGCGTGGACATGACCTCCGTGGATCCGTGGACGTattcggcggcggcgcagccgcgcgcgtcgcctcgcgacGGGGGCGTCGACGACTGGCGGAACGGCCTCGACTCagccgacgcccgcgcctcccctgcgacggccgccgcggcctccgctgtCCCAGTCATCCTCCCCTCTCCCGGCGCGCCGTATGCAGTCGGGTTCGCGGcaccagctgccgctgctgccactgccgccgcctttccgccggccttctcgcctcaCGCGACCCATCCGCGTGCCATGCAGGCCGCCTTCGCCCACGGCGTCTCCCCGCCGCAgggtgcggcgcggcgcgacgaggtcgcgggctgcggcgcggccgcggcgttcTGGGCGAACTCATacggcgcggcgtctcatCCCGCGccgaccggcgccgcgccatCGTTCGCTGCAggcttctcgccctccgcctcctctgcttcctcgtcgcagGGGGCGTCAGCGTTCGTCGCAAGCGGCTACGCGgcgtccagcgcctccgcggggctcgcggctacggcggcctcgcccgcgctaccgccgtgggcggcggcggcgaagagggacGCGGTCGGGGAGAGGGGCGCGTCGGAGAgcctctcggcgcccgcgccgagcggcgctgcgctgccttcgccgcagctgctgcaggagacGCACCcggtgctgcagctgcaagcGCGCGAGCAGACTCAGCAGCAGTTCTCCGCGCAGTCCGTCACTGGCGCAGTGGTAAGCCCGAACGTCTGGAAGAAAATTGACAAACTCCAACGTGCCAAGATCTGCCTCAACTGTCGGCAGCTGCCTCAGCGAATGAGCcacgccagcggcgcgccctccggagtctgcagcgcctgttCGCGGCACGTGGGAAGGCAAAACTGCAAACACTGCGGCATCGAGTTCCTCCAGCATCACTACTGCGCTCAG GCTGAGAAGCTGCTGGGTCGCCCGATCTGTCTCGGTTGCGCCAGGCAGATGACTAAGTATCAAAAAGATCCCAGCAT ctGCCGTTACTGCAAATGCTGGTCTGCGTGgaacgaggcgcaggagtgcgaacgctgccgctcgcggatTCAGCG GCACGGGATGCCGCGGCGGTGCGAGCGCTGCGGAGTGGAGGCCGCCTttccgcgctcggcgtctgcgccgtctgagggcgagaagaagctccCAGAtctcctctgctttctctgTTCATTCGCGATGAAGAAGgcactgctgcagcagcagcgctcgcgcagccgcacgcagcaaacgctgcagctgctgcagccgggGAAGGTGAACGCCGCAGCCCTGGAACCCGACAAAGTCCCCGCGGGTCTCCTCAGCGGtcagagacgaagagagctcGTGAGGACGCGGGGG aaagagtcgcaggaagaagagaccgAGGAGAAGCCGCTGTCGCACTGGAAGCTGCGAGCTGAGCACTATCAGCATCAAAACGAGGAACTTCTGCATCAACTTCAACaaatgcagcagcagctcctccagaAAGACCTCACGATGCAG GAACAGCaacaggagaagaaggaacagcagcaggcgctgcagcacgaTCTTCTCcaagagcgacggcggaacCAACAACTG CTTCTGGATTTGAAGCGCGCGTCgatggagcgcgaggcgcaggcgaacaAGGCCGCGGCCGAAAAGCGCGAGACGGAGAAAGTCCACTTG GGTATCTCTAACGCGCTGCACGAGTGCATCGACCAGCTGAAGCACCGAAACGAGGAGTTGGAATTGGCAAACAAACG ctgctccgcggagactcaccaggcgaagaagcaagCACAGAATTTGACAAAGGAGTTGGAGGGCCTGCGAAAGGAGCTGTCTGCCGCGGTTTCTGCTCGCGACTCGGCGCTAGCCACGcacgaggcgaccgcggcgaacgTGGCGAGTCTCGCAGCGTCtctggaggcgacgcggagggaaCTGGAGAAGATGCGGCAGGAACTCTCTGCCATGAAGGAGGAACGCGACTCCGCACATGCTAAGGCAGagtccgcgtcgcgcgaagccgaggagtacagacagcagcgcgagagccaGCATAACGCCGAGGCCGCAACTGAGCAAGACTGCAAGGCCGCagccgaggaagaagtcCGCGCGGGAaaggagcggcgcgcgggcgacgaggctgcCGAGAACGAACAAGCAGGCCAACCGCAGCCAGAGAACGACAAAGAGGGGAAGACTCAATCGGGAATGCAGCCaaacggcgcggaggaagcagagaagggtgccgcggccgaagaagaggcgctgagtccgcagaaagaggagaggaagagcagTTCGAAGAAACAAGCCAAAAATGCAAAGCAAGGATCGTCCCAcccgcgcgaagaggaaggaggggACCGACCGAACGAGCGACGCAACGAAAACGTGTCTCAAGAGCACCGCGAAGAGGGCACGGACTCAGATCCGGTCACGAAggctgccgcagaaggcgagggagaccgACAGGACGCGACTGAAGAGGCCCGCACGCAGCCAGAGaacgggcggcgcgtcgagggagaagaagaagccgcagctTTGCAGGAAaagggcgacagcgacgcgccgaaTTTCGCGTCCACTGAGCAAGAGACCGAGAGTGCTggcgacgcatgcggcaAACCGGCTGAGGTGCTCGAGgctccgccagcggcgccgcaggcgattGCACcaagagaggagggagacgaggaggcgaccggcgagaagacgctgggaacgaagcgacgccgcgacgaagAGCAGACTGAAGCAGATGGAGCGGCTGAGGAGCCGGCTAAACGAGGCAAGAAGCAGGTGAAGAAAACGAACGCAAAGAGACGGCAAGCGGGAGAAGCCGAAGAGAGTCCCgtgcagacgccgaagaaaacggagccgcagagcgcgactccgccggagacagccgccgaagaggggaaggacgacgcgggaaacgcgcccgcagagaaagaagagaaagaatcCGATGACGAAGACTTGCCTCTCAACGCCGCAGTGACCAAAGCGAACAAGCGAGGAGGCAAGAAGGCCGCATCGGCCGGACccaagaagaaagcgaaagcCAAG AACTctgaagaggcgcgccgtGCGCATGTCTGCCTTGCCCCTGGAGCGGGAGGTCTTATTTCAGGTGGGCGCGAGTGCTGTCCTTAG